The DNA window AATCAACTCAAATTTGCAAAAGTGAAATATTCATGAGACACTTTTCTAACTACCATTGCATACGTGTAGCCTAATACAATAAAATGTACAACCGCGTTAGGGTACTCATTTGCAGGTAATATAGAGTAGGTTTCACCAGGTAGGAATTTTTGTCTCAACAGTGTTCTGAAACCGATGCCTAACtccttttttatcatatataaattaatgaacTGACAAACTGGAAATGGCAAGCGATTCAATCCTTTTTTCAAGTCGTGAATTTGTTCTGCTCTTCTCGTACTTtcttaaaattctatttttaaagacTGTCTTGGTATTTGCTAAATCAAACTGCCATTTAGAATGTCATTTACACGAATTTGCTCAGTGTCTGAATTATTTCAATTTAGTTTATCTAAAAATGCAAATGTTTGCATTAGTGTGTCGGGAATCTTGGTCAACCCGTCAATGCTtattatattttttggtccttagggatcattgatttcaactcaatTCGATTTGAAGATCGAATAatgcttaagtcggtgctagggggcgtaggcactttccattactgctcatgaacagactcagtcaaacctagtctgcacttttcactgtttgtcttgttctctgtgcttccgagggatctacttttgagattttaaagaaacaaattaaTTAAGTAAAGTCGTGGTTGTTAGAAGGTATAATAAGCAACGACGAGTTGTGCCCTCACCACGACGCGCACGTGTTCCCGATGGTAAGGATGGAATTGCTTGGTTGTCATATCATATTAACCCCAAAATAATTGTCTCGAGTATATTTTAGATACGTTATATTGCTAACCTTTATAGATAGCTCATCACCAGCTTTAAGTTGTGCAAGTGACGAAACATAGCTACTGTAAGAATTGAAATATCTGTTACTGGAAATCGTGTGTGGTTGAACATTTGAAACTAATTCCATTTCCTCCCCATCAAggatattaaatttaaatatgccGTGCTTAATAGGTTTAGTGGTATCGTTTACATTAGGCTTCCCCGTTGATGGATTACATGACTCAAATAAATCGACagaagaataaataaaatatgtgccATCTACAGGCACGACCAAACGGCCATTTCTGTATCGAATGCCGTATCTTTCGAAACCGCTTGTGTCGTAAAGTTCTCTGCCATGACGCCATTCTCTTACAGGTATCATGTCAGCACCAATGTCACCTGTAAAAAAATAACGTTTGATAAACAACTCAGCTTAATTTACTTAAATTGTACGCGTTCCTTATTATGTAAGCAAGGTTCTCAATGTAGAAACGTGAAATAAACAACAATATTTAGGACCGAGTATAAGTCTTGCGGGCGTGGACGGTAACTTGTATTTACAATCGAACAGGCTctgaaacattttcgtttatgtcgtgttgagttccacttttctatttcaaTTGTTTATTCTAAAGCCttttatgtatgttttttaaagaaatcttatTAAATTCCTATGTACTGCTCTTACAGACAGACTTACCTAATATGTCATTGATAAATTTGCTCGATGAACATATCTTAATCAAATACATCGGACTGTATGACATTAGAAAATGCCAGCTATATTGctaaaacggcgttccataaatgcgataagccaatcacATAATGGTAAAATTCACGCGAAAATACCCATGTGCTAGACTACCTGTTGctttccaatatacctgcggcctttaGGTAACAACAGTGACATAAATAGACAACTGTAAGCATGTTAATAACATGCTACATGAATAATACAACATCTAAAAAGATATattgtgttttactttttcttgcgTCAGGTTGTTCTTTTCCAGTGAGTTTTGCGGCTGGTTTCATTTCCCAGAATGCCTTGTCGTAGATACTCATTAATCGGACTCTGTTCTTATCCAGATACTCTTGTTGTCGCTTTTCATCTTCCTGTTTTATTTCGTCGAATTTCTTTGCAATTGTCTGCAGAACATATAGAATCAAGCttacaaaacatttattattacaCTATGAGTTTCTTTGACCAGTTTCCGCCTTCCTTATGTGTTAGCTTGAGCCTTATACGGTCTCTGACGGTTTATACTTGTAATAGGGAATGGGCTAATTGCGACAAATCTTTAAGTGTGTGAATGTAAAAGAAAGCGACCAGCAACAATCAAcatgtttctgtttgtttgttgtaagaCCTTACTatcattgtttcattttttgataGTAATGATGTTTTCGTAATATTTACTAGAAATGATAATTTTATAGCTAACATGTACCAAAACCCAAGCAATATATTGCAAATGATTAATCAAGATAAAAAGGATTAGACATGGACATTGTTACATGTTTGGTCCTTTTACAATTTGCTATTTGTTAACATCtgaaaattgctgaaaactacgttccaccttgttatgtaaACTTTCAGCACTTGGATATTATTGTAGATGAATCAAAACGAACGTGATGTaccagttctttg is part of the Mercenaria mercenaria strain notata unplaced genomic scaffold, MADL_Memer_1 contig_1850, whole genome shotgun sequence genome and encodes:
- the LOC123554530 gene encoding tumor necrosis factor ligand superfamily member 15-like, with the translated sequence MDIKLKFTVIFVLVSVVVCLSVVLALVVTMPDLQSTVRNYQTCLPSEFGTLKCGSTASLLHEYLERTIAKKFDEIKQEDEKRQQEYLDKNRVRLMSIYDKAFWEMKPAAKLTGKEQPDARKSDIGADMIPVREWRHGRELYDTSGFERYGIRYRNGRLVVPVDGTYFIYSSVDLFESCNPSTGKPNVNDTTKPIKHGIFKFNILDGEEMELVSNVQPHTISSNRYFNSYSSYVSSLAQLKAGDELSIKVSNITYLKYTRDNYFGVNMI